TTGGTGTCTGCTTTAGCCTCCTGCTCCTCGGAGGAATCGTCATGGGCTTGGTGTGCGTGGGTATCACTTTCTACCAGACCCTGTGGGCGCACAGAAAACACCAGCAGTGCCGCCATCAGAGGGCAGAGGAAGCATCGTCCTGCTCATCAGCACACAACACTTTCAACGTGCCGGCCATTGTGGTGGAGGATGTGCGAGGCAAAAGGAGGTCCTCGCTGGACGGCTCTGAGTCAGCCAAGACCTCCCTGCAGATGACCAACCTCATCAGCGCTATTGTCTTCCTGTACGACACGCTCACTGGGGTGCCTATCTTGGTAAGCGGCGagttctccctttcccttcgCAAAGCCTGCAGTTAAACTAGATTTCTGTCTGTCTCCGGTTTAAGAGAAGAAACTCTGTCTCCTGTCCACCAGCCATAGAGTTGCCACATCTGAATCTGTGCTATTCGGAGGGGTGATTTTAAAAAGGTTGAGGTAGTTCTCTCACCCTTCCACAGGAACATTTTCCTAAGACAGGTCCGAGCCTGGGGAATACACCACACAGCCGAAAGCACTGTGGAAGTTTTAAGTGGCTGAGAGGAGACTGGAGAGGAGATTATTCTACAAATGTACAGGGGCATCTACCTTTGTAAGAAGGATGAGATTTCTGTCTCTCCAGTTTGCTTCTGGAGAACAGATACACCAGTTTTAACAGCTGTTGTAGAGAgttgtctttttccttctgctagtATGTTTGTAGTCAGCATTCAAGTTTTGGCTGGCTGGTCGATTCTCTGCAAAACTGGAGAGCTGAGGAAGTTCTTAAAATGAACTATTAAGAGAACAGAGgatttaatcatattttttttccagtcgCCGTGTCTTTTCTTTGTACCTATTTAGCTTCAGCTCATAATGAGCACAGGGAAAAAGGGATGCTAACACCAAGTCTCATATTAGAGAGATCACAGCTTGGAATACGCTCCAGCAAACCATGAACAATTTTTCAAAGGGGCATGGGGTATTAACTTGATGAACCCTGTACTGACAGATTATATTCTACTACAGAAGTGACTCCTGTTATCCCTCTCCTTTGATCCCCACTTCTGTCTCCTTTATTGGCCTTGTTTCTCTCTCCTACCATCAAGGTTGTGAGCTTTTTTAGCCTGCGCTATGATACGGCCCCCACCTGGATGGTCCTCGCTGTGCTCTGGTGCTCCATGGTGCAgaccctgctgctcccctccttcATCTGGTCCTGCGAGCGCTACCGAGCAGATCTCCGCACCGTGTGGGAGCAGTGTGTGGCTATCATGTCTGAGGAAGACGGAGATGATGGTAAGCCCCTCACCGCCCTACAGTCACCTTTCTTCAATAACCCCCTCCCTGAAAGACTACAGAGGAAAGAGGGACCTGCCTTGGGAAAAGGACGTAATGGCACTGGGAGAGATGTTGTGGGTGGCTGTATGGGATTCCTGTTAGAGCTTGGATTCAGTAACCatgtattctttaaaaaattattttgaaaatttattcCGGAGAAGGCTCTGCCATTCACTTGCTGCCTTAGGACTCGCTAGCATTCCAGCAAAATCAGTGCAACAACCTTCACAGTAGATAGAAGAGTAGAGATGATGTGTAGCTGTCAAACCACATTGAAAGAGACACACCCCCAGGCCTCAGCCCAAGTTGCTGATCCAAAGGTCCAAGTTCTGGCAGGGAGAGATTCCAAAGTGAGACAGAAGAAACAAGGTGGTCTTTGTGTCCTTTagtcctgctggcagcagaaagaaaaggtccTTGTTCAGAGATGAGTCTCGGTGGCTGCAAGTAGTGCCGCAGAAGTCAGACAAGCGTTAGGATGGCATCAAGGTGCCCTGATAATGCTCATCTTCTGTCTGAGAAGTGTTGCCTGTCATTCTCTTTGCCAACAGATGGCGTGTGTGATGATTATGGTGATGGCAGGATCTGCAAAGTGAGATTTGATGCCAAcggtgctgcagctgtgaagcGGGACTCTCGGGATATCAAACTGCTACCCATGCACCACATGTTGTTGCCCCAGGACAAGGTGCATTATCTGCAGGTGAGCTGCCGGCTGTCGGGACAGCCCCACAACCCATGTCCTTCCCTGTCAGTCTCCCATATGTTTGTGTTCTGTAGACTCTCTTCTCTCGGAAGGCCTCGGGTACTCCCCTTCCGTTCTGTCTCTTCTCCAAGTCTTCCATCACCTGCCTCCTTCTCCATTTCCCAGGTCCCTATCTCCCGGAGAATGTCACATGATGAGACTAACATCTTCTCCACCCACCGCTCCACTCCATCCTTCCTACACAAGTGGTCTTCATCTGACGACATCCGCATTTCCACCCCCCGCAAGCCTGGAGTCCCCAGCTTCTTGCCTCCTCAGCTGCATGACTACCAGCACCGCCGGCGGCCTCCAGAAGATGAGCTGACAACCCTACGGCAGTTTTTGGAGGGGGGGCTGGTGCCCCGGGTGTCCAGCTCCAGTGCCTGCTTCTTCCGAGATGAGATCACCACGTTCATCGACGAGACGCCACAGCCcaccccagcctgcagcccacGGCACTCCCGTCTCCCGCTCGCATCACGCCGTGATCGCCGCCTCTCCCTCggcagcagagaggaggagagcGCTGACCGGCCGCGGCGCTGCTCGCTGGCCGGCAACGAAGCCTGGCATCTGCAGGATGGAGAGCAGGCGCCACGCGAAAGGACGCCTGAGGCCTGTGAGGCACAGACCTTCCAGGATCCCAAACTATGAGAGACAGCATCGGAAACATGCAGTGCCATCAcgatttttaaataaaactccaAACGTTCCCCTAGTCCTGGGACCCGAGTACTAATTTGCATTCTCATCTTTCTCGCCAGCAGGCAGGAAACGCGGCAccccgtggtggtggtggggtaAAAGAAGTGTGACAGACCTGCAGAACGGAGCTCTACAGACACGGACATGGACCTGTGCCTGCTCTCAGGATACAAAGGCACCCACTGCCGTGACAGCCACTTGGCACCCTTGCCAGTCCCGTCCCCTTGTGAACTCCACCCTCGCATTCGCTCTGCCCTAAGAGACAAGGCAGGCACAGAACGGTATTAAAATTCTATATTTGGAGTGTCAATcgtgtctgtttttaaaataatatattagtaataattttgtttccatagaaacaaaatgattGGCCCAACGTTTAACGAAGCTTTGCTGGCTTCTGGAAGGGAAATACCAAATGTGCAAGGCTCCCTCCCTCATCAGTGCATCCGGAGAGCAGCAGATTCCCAACATCCCGGGGAAGGGAATGAGGCCTGTGTTGAGGAGTCATCATGGGAGAGAGTCATCATGGGAGATGGGGTGAAGAGATTCCCCGTCCATTTCAGGGGAGACTTAGGCTGCCTATAGGCCTCTGTGATTTTTGAGGCAGCCGCTGGCTTGAAAACAGTTAAATTGTCTCCGAAAAGACCCTGAGCCATGAAGCTGTGTTTCGCTGATGCGCTCTGTTGATTCCAGCATGCGCTCTGTGACCGCGAGAAACACAGAGGCCAACGCTCCTcacccaggcagcagccagctagGGAAAGCGTGCGAGGCCCCCGTCAGCCCACGCTGCCAAAGCTGGGAACGGTGGGGGCTAAATCAAGCTTCTGCCCCGCAGAACAACCAGGAGGGATGCACGGTGGTGGCGTGCGGTGCACGGACCCCctccccccagctgctgccggTGGTTGCAGCTCGGGGTGAAGCGTCAGAGGGGCTGCGGCCCATCCGCGTCCGTATCCTGCACCTCCCCGGCCCTTTGCTACGCGGTGCCCCGGCGGCGGACACCCGGGCAAGGGCGCACCGCGCGACGGCGtccggcccccgccgcccgccccgctggGCGTGCCCAGCCCGGGGCCCTCCAGAGCCTCCTCCCGCTGCCGGCCGCCCCCCggaccctcctcctcctcctcctcggcggCTCGGCCATGGCCCCGCTGCCgtccctctgcctcctcttcctcctcctcctcctcctcctcccccccgaTGCCGCCGCCACGTCCCCGTCGTCGTCCCGCCTGGTCCCCTACGACCTGCTGTACGCCGACGGCGTGCGGGCGTACTTCGCCCGGGACTGGGGGCGGGCGGCCGAGCTGCTGCAGCGCGCCCTGCACAGCTacgcggggctgcgggcggcccgCCGAGCCTGCCGGGCCGCCTGCCGCCGGGAGGCCGCCTTCCTCGGCGGGCCGCCGGCCGCCGGGCCCTGGGAGGCGGCGCTCTTCGACCGGGTGCTGCAGCGAGCCGactgcctgcagcactgcctggggAGCCGGCTGGGAGCCGCGCCCTCCGCGCACCGGGCCAGCCACGCCATCCGCAGGGACTTCGAGCAGAGGGAGCCCTACAACTACCTGCAGGTGGCCTTCTTCCAGGTGGGGCAGCGCGGCCGGGATCACCCCCGGGGGTCGTTACCCTCGGGGAGGGACCGAGCGAGCCGCAGGAGCCGTGGCACAGCCCTGCCGTGGCCGTCCGTGGCACTTCTCCCCCTGGGGAAGCGGAGGAGGAGAGGGTCTGCGGGCAGTGGGGGCTGCCAGGGGCAGCACGGGGCTCTCTCGTGTGCTGTGGGTGCACCCGGGTCACAGAAGTCACCAGGAGCAGCTGGTGTGAAGGGTGGGTCTGAGGAGAAGCGGGAGTTACGTGTGCTGGCTTTCCTCCGCAGCTGAAGAAGCTGGATCAGGCCGTGTCCGCCGCTCACACGTTCTTCGTCGCTaacccccagcacctccagatGCGGGAGGACATAGAGAAGTACCGGCGTATGTCAGGGGTGAAGTCGGACAACTTCCGAGACCTGGAGGCTGCACCGCACTGGGTAAGGGTTCGGTGCAGAACCCAGCAGCTTGTACCAGATCCTAGGGAGCGGTCTGGAGCCCTGATCTGTTCCTGCACAAGGGCCATGGCTTGAGACAAGATAGCCACATGTCAGTGGAGGCACGCTATTGCAATTTTGACACAGAGGTTTTACAGTGACAATTACAGCAGGCTGCAAGGTCTTGGAGAAGTACATTTAACTTAACTCCAGAGAAATTGCACTGTGTGGTGGGCACGATCCAGGCAGGCCCCTAGGTATTAGCACTATCCAGAAAGTAACTCAAAGTCTCAGGGAGTCCTTTTGTGTCGCCCACGCTAATGGGGAGCCTGGATCTGTCCTTTGTAGGAAGCATATGAGGCTGGCGTGCAGCACTACAACGCAGATGAGTACCTGCAGGCTGTGGACAGACTGGAGGAGTCGCTCAGAGAGGCACTGTCAGCACTAGAAGAGTGTCGTGCCCTGTGTGAAGGGcctttggaggaggaggaggaggaggaggaggaggaagagatgcAACCTGGCCTCTATGAAGCCATTGCAGGTAGTGTTAGCGGCACGGAGGGATGGGTAGGAAGGCCATTCTTCCCACAGTGGGCATGCCCCATTTTCCAGTGCTCATATCTGACAGaagtgggagctgctggctttcATTGCTTCTCTTTCTTGCAGCCCATTATATTCAGGTTTTGAAGTGCAGACAGCAGTGCGTCCTTGAAATTGCCACAAAGCCAGGGCGGATTTCTGCCACAGAAGATTTTATACCCTCTCATCTTGATTTACTACAGTTTGCCTACGATCAAGGTGAGCAGAGCTACAAACCAGTGGGTGATGCCATGGCACCCCTAAACTTGCCACTCGCCTCTGGACCTGGAGGGCACAATGTCACAGGGAGAAGCAGCCCACTTACCTGAGCTCTGCCTCACCCCTTCTTCTGTCCACAcctcccctgctctgcccagaACCTCTCTTCTCTTGCTCAAGCCCAAGCCTAAGTCTGTAGCCACCTTGGGAGAGGTCTCTTGTTCTCTGCTTCAATCTCATTGTGCAGCTTCTGTAACATCTGGCTGTTTCCACTGTGTGCGTGGAAAAATCTTTCCTACAGCACTCTCCATTTCAAGTCCTCACTCCATGTCAGGCTCCCCACATCTTATCTAGAGCATATGCGTGCATGCATCTCCTGTCAACAGTGGTGTTCCTTCCCAGTCAGCCCTGTCTGCCCTAGGTGAAATGATGGCTTGTCATGACATTGGTCATTCTGTCACTTTTACTTGCACCTCATCTCTTCTCTTTGACACTTCCACTCCCTTTTACACTGACCCAACTGCCTGTCATCTCCTCTGTCAGACCACTGGTAAAACTTGTATCTCAAAGAAGCCTCTAGGCTCCTCATCATGCCTGTTCGTGAGGGATGTGGGACTGTCCTTCTTCCTCAGATatcttaaatatataatataatatatatatatatatgtttttttaaaagatatactaaatatatatacgtgcatatatatattatatttaaggcatgtatttaataaatatattaaatatctatagaaaaatatttaaaatatatatttatttctctgtctcctcTAAATGAGCTCTCACTAAATATTGAAAGTGGGCCCATTCTTTGCCTGGCTTATTCCCTGTATTCTCTGTCCATTGCTCAGTAGAGGCACAGCAAGGCAGGGATTGGTGTGTGTTCAATGTTAGGCCTCCTACTGCCAGATCCTGACCAGGACTTCGGCTGTAGCTGGCCTATACATATTTGCTGCTAACGCCGAGTCTTTCAGACATAcctgtttgttctgttttgtccCTGCCCAAGTTGGGAACCAGGCACTGGCTGCTGAATGTGCTGCTTCCTATTTGCTCTTCTATCCCACGGATGAGCCGGTAttggagaaaatgaaacagtacCAAACAGAACTTGGAGAGGACACAACTGTCACAGCAAGAGAGGTAGTTACAACCCCAGGTCTGTACTTTCTGGCCCTCCCCTGTCCCATGCAACAGGATCCCAGGTCCAGGAGACAAAAAGGGAAACGTCTTAATGCAGATATGTGCCAAGCCCAAGACTGAAGAAACTGGAGCCTGAGTTTGCTTATAGTCTGTACCAAGCAGGGTCTTTCTGGGACAGAACTGGGCCCTCATAGCAAACAGCAATGTGTGGCAGAAGGTTTCTGCCCTGGATGGGGATGTGGGTTCTCTTTTGTGGAGTGGTTGTTTGACAGCCTCTTTGCTTCCATAGAATATTCATCATTATGTGCAGAGATCTCTGATGGAGAAGAAGTTGATTTACTATGCAGTGGAGCATCTAGGAGGAACTTTTAATGACCCTGTAAGTAGTGATATCATCTTAATCTTCCTTCCCTGATTTCACCAAGACAGTTGCTTGATCTTGTTTCGGTAGCACCTGATCCAGAAGGGGTCAGATGCTGGTGAGAAGGATCCCCAAGTACTTGCGAGGTGGATTTTTAAGGCCTTTCTGCTGCTCCACAACTTAAGTTTGTTGGAAACTGCTGTAGTAAGCATACACATTAGCCCAATCTGATTGTCCTCAGCTTTAGGCCAGAACCATTGGTGTGATCTTCCGTGGAGAAGGGGGACAAGAAACTGGCTGTTTGTCCTGATCTGCTGTGGGAGAAGTTTGCTTTGTGGTGAGCCATCTGTATTTGTTCCTACAGGATCTTTGGACTCCAGATGAGCTGATTCCTGAAAATctaaagcagaaatacaggtaAGGTTGGATGAGTTGACTAGGACTGAAAAAGAAGTGTTGGAAGTAGGGGATGGGGGCAGACTGGCAGGGGTGATATGAGGAACAATAATACCGAGGGATTGGCAAAACAGGAACAGCAAGTGAAATGCTGACCACAGAGGAGAGTTAGACATAGCTCTGTGTGCTGACAGCCCTggtctgtgttttttcccttgctccCGAGAGAGGATcaagagaagcaaaagcagGAAACTCTGGATGtagaagagagggagaagaggggtGAGTAAAAACTTGAAGAAGGATTTGGATGCAGTCAGCTAAGCTAAATGCTGTCTTTGCTTCCATCCTCAGACATTTGAATGCTAGCGTATATGCAGACTGACTCGAATGGCTCAGCACATCTtctcactgtttcttttctctatcTGTGATGCATGTGTAATCTTGAAAAATCTCGCTGCATTACCTCTCTGGGATGGGAACTTAAAGAGCACTGTGGTTGGAGAAGCTGCCTGGATATATGACAAGCCTGTGGACGTGCAGATCCCTGTTCAGTGCAGCTGGTGTGGACAGGCAGGAGCGTCTGCACGAAACCTGGTTCAGCTCCGCCACCCCAtttcaaacaacatttttctgaagggGACAAGGAGAAGGCAGGGGGGAATGGAAACTGGAAACAGACTATTCAGCTTGGGCAAGTCTTTCCCTGAAAAACaccatttcaaatgttttgtggCTGAATGCTAAAGGCTGCAATGCAGAGTCCTGTATTCTTGCTGGCCCTAATACTCTTGCAGGACTCTATCTTGTCATCTTTGCTTGAAGTAGCCCCAAGTGATTCTCTTGCTGTGTCATGTGAAAGCAGGTCATTCTGAGAGCCTGAGTGCATTGGCATTTCTTACCATCCAggggtgaggggaggggagggggaggagacCAAAGATCAAAAGATTAAGTTATTACCTAATACCCGTCGCTTCTCTTTGGGACTGGAGAAAATAGGAAGATGCATTGGAGGTACTTCTGGGATAAGATGCATGACAGAAAGGAGGGTTGATGGAGGTGTTTAcctgcttcttttctccagagcCTCACCCCAGGAGGCTGGACCTGTTCTG
This genomic window from Cygnus olor isolate bCygOlo1 chromosome 1, bCygOlo1.pri.v2, whole genome shotgun sequence contains:
- the GPR162 gene encoding probable G-protein coupled receptor 162 isoform X1; its protein translation is MGDSESESTLHNNSLWWLACGMLALLANSWIILSITAKQQKHKPLELLLCFLAGTHILMAAVPLTTYAVVQLRRESSDYDWNESICKVFVSTYYTLALATCFTVASLSYHRMWMVRWPVNYRLSNAKKQALHAVMGIWMVSFILSTLPSIGWHNNGERYYARGCQFIVSKIGLGFGVCFSLLLLGGIVMGLVCVGITFYQTLWAHRKHQQCRHQRAEEASSCSSAHNTFNVPAIVVEDVRGKRRSSLDGSESAKTSLQMTNLISAIVFLYDTLTGVPILVVSFFSLRYDTAPTWMVLAVLWCSMVQTLLLPSFIWSCERYRADLRTVWEQCVAIMSEEDGDDDGVCDDYGDGRICKVRFDANGAAAVKRDSRDIKLLPMHHMLLPQDKVHYLQVPISRRMSHDETNIFSTHRSTPSFLHKWSSSDDIRISTPRKPGVPSFLPPQLHDYQHRRRPPEDELTTLRQFLEGGLVPRVSSSSACFFRDEITTFIDETPQPTPACSPRHSRLPLASRRDRRLSLGSREEESADRPRRCSLAGNEAWHLQDGEQAPRERTPEACEAQTFQDPKL
- the GPR162 gene encoding probable G-protein coupled receptor 162 isoform X2 encodes the protein MGDSESESTLHNNSLWWLACGMLALLANSWIILSITAKQQKHKPLELLLCFLAGTHILMAAVPLTTYAVVQLRRESSDYDWNESICKVFVSTYYTLALATCFTVASLSYHRMWMVRWPVNYRLSNAKKQALHAVMGIWMVSFILSTLPSIGWHNNGERYYARGCQFIVSKIGLGFGVCFSLLLLGGIVMGLVCVGITFYQTLWAHRKHQQCRHQRAEEASSCSSAHNTFNVPAIVVEDVRGKRRSSLDGSESAKTSLQMTNLISAIVFLYDTLTGVPILVVSFFSLRYDTAPTWMVLAVLWCSMVQTLLLPSFIWSCERYRADLRTVWEQCVAIMSEEDGDDGVCDDYGDGRICKVRFDANGAAAVKRDSRDIKLLPMHHMLLPQDKVHYLQVPISRRMSHDETNIFSTHRSTPSFLHKWSSSDDIRISTPRKPGVPSFLPPQLHDYQHRRRPPEDELTTLRQFLEGGLVPRVSSSSACFFRDEITTFIDETPQPTPACSPRHSRLPLASRRDRRLSLGSREEESADRPRRCSLAGNEAWHLQDGEQAPRERTPEACEAQTFQDPKL
- the P3H3 gene encoding prolyl 3-hydroxylase 3 isoform X1, with protein sequence MAPLPSLCLLFLLLLLLLPPDAAATSPSSSRLVPYDLLYADGVRAYFARDWGRAAELLQRALHSYAGLRAARRACRAACRREAAFLGGPPAAGPWEAALFDRVLQRADCLQHCLGSRLGAAPSAHRASHAIRRDFEQREPYNYLQVAFFQLKKLDQAVSAAHTFFVANPQHLQMREDIEKYRRMSGVKSDNFRDLEAAPHWEAYEAGVQHYNADEYLQAVDRLEESLREALSALEECRALCEGPLEEEEEEEEEEEMQPGLYEAIAAHYIQVLKCRQQCVLEIATKPGRISATEDFIPSHLDLLQFAYDQVGNQALAAECAASYLLFYPTDEPVLEKMKQYQTELGEDTTVTARENIHHYVQRSLMEKKLIYYAVEHLGGTFNDPDLWTPDELIPENLKQKYREDQEKQKQETLDVEEREKRGPLPFEGITVTMDSRQMNGTHRVVFDRVLTESECKDLLRLTKAAGGTGDGYRARRSPHTPHERFEGLTVLKAMQLAQNGDVDWRDAKLLLQASEKSRKIIESYFTPGRKLHFSFTHLVCRTAVEEEQEGRMDLSHPVHADNCLLDPEGKECWKEPPAYVYRDYSGILYLNDDFQGGGLFFTEMDAVTVTAKVRPKCGRLVAFSSGKENPHGVWAVSRGRRCAIALWYTHSQEHAEQERVKAEKLMEQRAAEQNKPDGEEYQGADHSSRSSSESLTPDGRAGPVSRRHKPGSDRMQQPKQTRARDEF
- the P3H3 gene encoding prolyl 3-hydroxylase 3 isoform X2, with product MAPLPSLCLLFLLLLLLLPPDAAATSPSSSRLVPYDLLYADGVRAYFARDWGRAAELLQRALHSYAGPPAAGPWEAALFDRVLQRADCLQHCLGSRLGAAPSAHRASHAIRRDFEQREPYNYLQVAFFQLKKLDQAVSAAHTFFVANPQHLQMREDIEKYRRMSGVKSDNFRDLEAAPHWEAYEAGVQHYNADEYLQAVDRLEESLREALSALEECRALCEGPLEEEEEEEEEEEMQPGLYEAIAAHYIQVLKCRQQCVLEIATKPGRISATEDFIPSHLDLLQFAYDQVGNQALAAECAASYLLFYPTDEPVLEKMKQYQTELGEDTTVTARENIHHYVQRSLMEKKLIYYAVEHLGGTFNDPDLWTPDELIPENLKQKYREDQEKQKQETLDVEEREKRGPLPFEGITVTMDSRQMNGTHRVVFDRVLTESECKDLLRLTKAAGGTGDGYRARRSPHTPHERFEGLTVLKAMQLAQNGDVDWRDAKLLLQASEKSRKIIESYFTPGRKLHFSFTHLVCRTAVEEEQEGRMDLSHPVHADNCLLDPEGKECWKEPPAYVYRDYSGILYLNDDFQGGGLFFTEMDAVTVTAKVRPKCGRLVAFSSGKENPHGVWAVSRGRRCAIALWYTHSQEHAEQERVKAEKLMEQRAAEQNKPDGEEYQGADHSSRSSSESLTPDGRAGPVSRRHKPGSDRMQQPKQTRARDEF